Below is a genomic region from Desulfonispora thiosulfatigenes DSM 11270.
CTTAATGATGTCTTTTTTCATTTGGATAAGATGGACTTTTCCAAGAATCAGAATAGACCATTTAATGAATTTAGGTTGGAAAATTTTAGTTCCTCTATCTTTACTTAATATCTTTCTTACTGGAATTGGAATGTATATATATTTAGGAATGGGAGGTTGATAGGGGATGCGTGGTAAAGGACTCTTAAAAGGTTTGGGGGTTACTGGAAAGGCTATTTTTAGTAAACGCGTAACTGAAGAATATCCTGATGTTATGCCAGATATAGCAAGCAGATGGAGAGGTCTTTTTAGATTAGATATAGACAAATGCATTTCTTGTGGTATGTGTGTACGGGCATGTCCAAATGAGGTAATAAAAATTACTACTGAAATGGATGAAAACAAAAAACGCAAACTATCAGGATATGAAATGAATTTAAGTTACTGTTTATGGTGTGGTATGTGTGTAGAAGCCTGCCCTACTCACTGTTTAAGGCATACAAAGGATTTTGAGACAGCAACCTTTTTTAAAGATGAAGTTACTCTAGATTTATTTAACAGGCCGAACCTATCTGCACCTGTTTCTACTTTTGGTCAACCTGATAAGGAGAAAGAAGAAAAGGCAAAAGCAGAAAAGGAGGATGAAAAGTAATGGAATTATTAGTTTTTTGGGCATTATCCTTTGTTATCTTAGGTACAGCAATAGCAGTAGTTTTTCTAGATAATATAATTCACTGTGCTTTATTTTTAATACTTACTTTTATAGGAGTTGCAGGTATTTATTTAACTTTAAGTGCTGATTTTATTGCTATTGTACAAATCTTAGTTTATGCAGGTGCGGTTTCAATTTTGATCGTTTTTAGTATTATGTTAGTTTCTCGAAATGATGGGTCAATGAAAGACACTAATCCTTTAGGAATGTATAAATGGACATCTGGAATTATATCAGCTGCTTTATTTAGTGTTATTTCATTTTTTATTATAAAAACCCCATGGGATATTAACGTGGGTATTGTAACTAATTCAATGGAAAAATTTGCAGAGGTTCTTTTATCTGATTATGTATTATCTTTTGAACTAGCAGCTATTTTACTTTTAGTAGCCTTAGTAGGTGCAATCATTATTGCAAGAGAGGTGAAAGAGTCGTGATTAATTTATATCATTATTTATTATTAAGTGCATTATTATTTTGCATCGGCTTATATGGTGCTTTATCTAAGAAAAATGCCATAGGTATCTTGCTATGTATAGAGCTTATGTTAAATGCTATAAATATTAATCTAGTTGCTTTTACAAAATATCTTACTCCTGGCGATATTACTGGACAGATTTTTGCAATTTTTGTTATTGTTGTAGCAGCTTGTGAGGTAGCAGTTGGTTTAGCATTAATAATTGCAATTTACCGAGATCGTTCTCATATTGAAGTAGAAAAATTAAATTGGCTTAAATGGTAAGGGGTGATATGAAAAATGGTTAATAGTTTTGGGATTGATTATATATGGTTAGTGCCCTTATCTCCTTTAATATCTTTTGTTTTGATTTCATTTTTATTCAAAAGATTAAAAATGCTTAGTGCATTAACATCAGTAATCGGTTTACTTGTTTCTTTTGGTATGACTTTAGACATAATAAGAACTATAGTTACAACGAATTTAATCACTATGAAAAACCCTATTGAAAAGTCTATAACCTGGCTTGATATGAACGGATTATTTATAGAAATGGGAGCTTTAATAGATCCATTAACAGCTGTAATGTTATTTGTAGTAACCTTTATTTCATTATTAGTTGCTATTTACTCTATAGGTTATATGAAAGATGATCCTTATTTTTCAAGATTCTTTGGGTATGTTTCTTTGTTTGTATTTTCAATGTTAGGTTTAGTAATTTCAAATAACTATTTTCAAACATTTGTTTTTTGGGAATTGGTGGGTTTAAGTTCATACCTTTTAATTGGTTTTTATTTTTATAAAGATTCAGCAGCTAAAGCTTGTGATAAAGCCTTTAATACAAATAGGGTAGCAGACTTTGGTTTTATGTTAGGAATTATCCTCTTATTCCTTCATTTTGGTACTTTTAATTTTGGTCAATTAGCAGGTTCTATTGCTTCTTCAACAGATCTTGCGTTTTTAACATTAGCAGCAATTTTAGTTTTTATTGGACCAGTAGGAAAATCTGGACAGTTTCCTTTACATGTATGGCTACCTGATGCAATGGAAGGTCCTACGCCATGTAGTGCTTTAATTCACGCTGCTACTATGGTTGCAGCAGGAGTATATTTATTAGCACGTGGTTTTATCCTTTTTGCTAGTGTAGAACAAGTTATGACTATTATTGCTTATGTAGGTGGATTTACTGCTATTTTTGCGGCAACAATTGCGATAACACAAAGAGATTTAAAAAGAATACTTGCCTATTCAACCTTAAGTCAACTTGGATATATGGTTATGGCCATTGGTATTGGTAGTATGACAGCTGGAATGTTCCACTTAACAACTCATGCTTTCTTTAAAGCTTTAATGTTTTTATGTGCAGGTAGTGTAATTCATGCTATTCACAAACAAGACATTTTTGAAATGGGTGGAATATTTAAAGAAATGAAAATAACCACTATAACTATGGTTATTGGAGGACTTGCAATTGCTGGAATACCGCCTTTTGCTGGTTTTTGGAGTAAAGATGAAATATTATTAGCATGTCAAATTAATGGTTTTCCAGTATTATATGTAGTAGCTTCTTTTACAGCATTTTTAACTGCCTTTTATATGTTTAGAATGATATTTTTAGCATTCTTTGGAGAAAAACGAAGTGAATTTACAGCTCATGAATCTCCACTTTCGATGACTGTTCCTTTAATGATTTTAGCATTTTTCTCTATTGTTGGAGGATTTATAGGAGCTCCTTTTATTGAAAAAGGTTTTGCAAGTTATATCTATGTAAATCATGTACATCACCCTGTACCTAATTATATGATTATGGGTTCATCAACTATTATAGCAACCCTCGGAATTTTGCTAGCATATTTGATGTACATAAAGAAGATTATATCAGCTGATGCAATAGCTACAAGATTTAAACCTATATATAATCTTTTATATAATAAGTACTATATAGATGAGTTTTATGGATGGGTATTTAATAACCTTGTTCTAGGATTTGCAGCATTATGTAATTGGTTAGATAGAAATATTGTGGATGGAACAGCCCATTTTATTGCATGGATTATCCGTACTATAGGTGCAAAAGGACGTTATGTTCATACAGGTAGTTTACAAACTTATGGTTTAGTTATTTTTGCAGCTATAATCGTTATAGTCTTATTTCTGGCAGGTCCAGTAATAGGAGGTGTACAATGAGTTTTCCAATTTTAACAAGCATCTTATTAGCACCTATCATTGGAGTATTATTAATCCTCTTTGTACCAGAAAGAGAAGATAAAATAATAAAAATTATAGCAGCTATTACTACAGGTATATCAGTTATTTTATCTTTAGTTGCTTTTATAGGTTATGATAAAGGATTGGGTGGAATTCAGTTTGTAGAAAATATTCCTTGGGTAGAGGCACTTGGCATTAATTATGCTCTTGGAGTGGATGGGATTAGTTTACCACTGATTCTTTTAACAGCTATTGTAATATTTGCCGGTGTGTTTTCTTCTTGGGATATGCATCATAGAGTAAAAGAATTCTTTGTGTTTTTACTTGCTTTAGTAGCAGGAGTATTTGGTGTGTTTTTAACAACTGATTTATTCTTTTTCTACCTATTTTTTGAAATTGCAGTAATTCCAATGTATATTTTAATTGGAGTTTGGGGTAGTACTCGTAAAGAGTATGCAGCTATGAAATTAACTATTTATTTATTAGTAGGTAGTGCTTTAATGTTAATAGGTATTATTGCTATATACCTCTATAGTGGTTTAATGAGTTTTGATATCTTAACATTAACTAATGTTCAATACGATGCTAGTTTCCAAAAGTTTGCCTTTTTCTTGATGATGATCGGATTTGGATTTTTGGTTCCTATGTGGCCTTTTCATACTTGGTCTCCAGACGGTCACGTTGCAGCACCAACAGCTGTAAGTATGCTGCACGCAGGAGTTTTAATGAAGCTTGGAGGCTATGGATTAATTAGAGTAGGGATTTTCATGTTCCCTGAAGGTGCTCAGTTTTGGTCGCCTGTACTAGCAATGCTTTGTATTATTAACGTAGTTTATGGTGCTTTTGCTGCAATGGCACAAAAAGACTTAAAGTTTGTTATTGGGTATTCAAGCGTTAGTCATATGGGTTATGTTTTATTAGGTATAGCTTCATTAAATACCTTAAGTATTAATGGTGCAGTAGCACAAATGTTTGCTCATGGTATAATGACAGCTTTATTCTTTTCTCTTATCGGTAATATTTATCATAAGGCTCATACTAGAGAAATTAAAGACTTTGGTGGCTTAGCTCATCAAATGCCTAGAGCATCAGTCGCTTTTTTAATTGCGAGTTTAGCTTCATTAGGTTTACCAGGTTTAATTAACTTTATAGCCGAGTATTCAGTATTCGTAGGTACTTATCCAGTTTATAGTGTGTTAGCTGTTTTAGCTATTTCTGGTATAGTTATCACTGCTGTGTATGTATTAAGAGTTTATCGTAATGTATTTAATGGTCCGCGCAATCCAAAATGGGATCATATTAAAGATATTAAGGGTGTAGAGTTATTCCCAGTTGTATTACTTTGTGGAGTATTAATTACTTTAGGTGTCTTTCCATCTTTACTAATGGATTTAATAAACAATGGGGTAGATGCTTTAGTTAAGACTTATTTAGCAGGAATTAAAGTAGGAGGTGGGATACTATAATGGACATTAACTTTTCATTAATTCTACCTGAACTACTTATAGCAGGTTTAGCTTTTTTAATTATGATAATATCACTCTTGGTTCCTAAAGATCAAAAGAAAGGTTTAGGGTATTTATCAGTATTTGGTTTATTAGTTATAACCTTTATTCTTTATAAAATGATCGGAGTAGATGATTCAGTCTTTAATGGGATGCTTATCATTGATCCTTTTGGAACCTATTTTAAAATATTAATAGTGTTGTCATCAGCGCTGACAATTTTACTAGGAACAGAGTATATAACAAAGTTTGTAAATGAAAATTATGGTGAATTTTGCTTTTTAACTTTATTTGCAACTTTAGGCATGATGATCCTAGTATCAGCTGGAGATTTTATAACTCTTTATGTTGCCTTGGAATTAATGACTTTAGCTTTCATTATTTTAGTCGGCTTTGGTAAAAATATTTTTAGGTCTTCAGAGGCGGGTATTAAGTATTTATTATTAAGTGCTTTATCATCAGCTATTCTCTTATATGGGTTAACACTTGTTTATGGTGTAACTAAAACAACTTTTATACACAATATTGTTCATTATGCATTATCTGAAGGAATAAGTAATCCTGCAGTCTTATTAGGTATGGTATTTATTTTAACTGGATTCTTGTTTAAAGTTTCCGCAGTTCCTTTTCATATGTGGACACCAGATGTGTATGAAGGAGCACCAACTCCGATAACCGCTTTATTATCAGTAGCTTCTAAAGGAGCAGCTTTTGGAGTATTTATTAGAGTATTTTTACACGGTTTTACTATTCATGCTCCTTTATGGATGCCAATAATTATAACAATAGCAGTAATTACGATTCTTTTAGGTAACTTTGTGGCAATTCCTCAAACTAATATCAAAAGATTATTAGCTTTTTCAGGGGTTGCACAAGCTGGTTATATTTTACTTGGTTTAGTTGCTTATTCAACCTTTGGGGTAGCTTCTATATTGTTTTATACAATGATGTATGTATTTAGTAATATGGGTGCTTTTGGGGTAATTTTAGCCTTTTCACAAGCTGGTGGTGGAGATGAAATTTCAGATTATAACGGAATGTGGAAAAGGTCTCCTTTTTTAGCAGCAGTTATGCTTATGAGTTTATTATCGCTTGCTGGTATACCACCATTAATTGGTTTTGTAGGTAAGTTTAAATTATTTACAGCTATTATTGCTGCCGGTTATATGTGGCTTGCATTCCTTGCGATAGGAATGAGCATGGTTTCTGTTTATTACTATTTATTAGTAGCAAAGGCTATGTACTTAAATGATCCAAAACCTGAAAATGACACAAAAATCAAGGTACCATTTGGTATGCAGGCTTCACTATTTATTATAATGATCTTAACTTTAGTACTAGGTGTATATCCAACACCTTTAACAAACTTAGCAATCAAAGTTGCTCAAACATTTTTCTAAAAAATAACCCCAGATGGGGTTATTTTTTTATTAAAAAGGAGTATATTTCAAGAATGTAGAATACTAATTATAAATATAATTTATATACCTTTAAGTAGTAATAGTAAAGGGAAAAGGGGGATCTATGTGGATAAAAATTTAAAGTTAGGTGCTTTATCTATCTTAATGGCAGGCTCTTTATGGGGCTTTCTAGGACTTACTTGTAAGACTTTAACTAGCTATGGTTTAACTTCATTTGATGTATCTTTTTTCCGGATATTTGTAGGAGCGTTATTTTTACTTTTGTATATGGTAATAAAAGATATTAAATTACTTAGAATTGATCGCAAAGGATTAATTTTCACTGCTATAGCTGGTCTTGTGAGTCAAAGCCTTGCTAATGGTTTTTATTTTGCTTCCATTGAAAGAACTAGCATTACAACAGCTGTAATTTTACTTTATACAGCCCCTATTTTTACGAATATCATTTCTAAGTTTATATATCAGGAGGTTTTTACTAAATTAAAAGTAGTTGCAGTTATTTTATGTTTTTCAGGAGTGTTTTTAACAGCTACAGGTGGAGACTTAAATACCTTAAAGCTTAATTTTTTAGGATTATTAATCGGTTTAGCTTCTGGTTTAACATTTGGTTTAATGCCAATTTTAAATAAATTTATTTTAGAAAAGTATAATCCTTGGACTATTCTATTTTATAGTTTTTTATGGGGTAGTTTCTTTATATTGTTATTAGCTCGTCCACTTAAAATATTTTCTCTTAATTTAGATTTTAAATTTTGGTTTGCATTAGTATTTTTAGGCTTGGTTTTAGCTGTTATTGGCTATGGATTATATTTAAAAGGTTTAAAGTTTGGCGTAGAACCTTCAAAAGCTACTATTATAAGTACTGTGGAAATTGTAGTATCAGTAATTGTAGCCTACTTTGTATTTAAAGAAAGTATAAATATATATAATATTCTTGGTATTTTAATGGTAGCTGCATCTGTAATTTTAATTCAGGAAAGGAAAATTATAGGGGATAAACAGAAGGTTTTAGCAAAGTAATTAGTAATCCCTCGACTAGGATATACTTATAATAAACACAAAAATAGGATGATTTTATGAAGAAAAGTTTAGGAATGAAAGGTGAGTTAATAGCTATTCAGGAACTTGAAAAAAGAGGTTATAAAATTTTAGCAAGAAACTTTAGTTGTAAAATTGGAGAAATTGACATAATAGCTAAAGAAAATGAAACTTTAGTGTTTATTGAGGTTAGGTCAAGGAATAAGGATGATTTTGGACTACCCCAAGAAACAATTAATTATAAAAAACAATCAAAAGTTAGAAAGGTAGCAGAGTACTTTTTAGTAAAGAATAATCTACAGAATGTAGAGTGTAGATTTGATGCGGTGGGTATAGTTTGGAACACAGAAAAGAAAATAAAGGTTATGTTAAATAAAGATGCATTTTAAATATCTATAAATGATATGCTCTCCTTATAGTAGACAGTTAAAATAATATAACTGTTTTACTATTAGGGAGTTTTATTATTATGGAAATTATTAAATTATATTTACTGGAATTGGTATAACTGTAGCTTAAAGTGGAAATAATTTAAATAAAAACAAAAGGATAATAAAATGAATAATTTATCAAATTGTATTTATTTAAAAAATTCCAGAGTTTATGTTTCGCGCAATAACGATAATTGGTATAGAGTAGTCTTATCATATGATAGTGATCATCCCGAAGCCAATTACTATCTTGCTAAAGAATTAGAAGGTAAGAAAAGGTACAGTAAAGCTTATGAACACTATAAATTAGCTTATGCTGGAGGTTATGCTTCGGCTATATCGGGTTTAAATCGGTTAAAAGAACTTAAGCAACATAAAATTAACCCAGAGCAATCAGATTTAAAACATAACTCTTCCTTAGCCTTGATCTTGTTTTTATTACTACTCTTATTAATTGGAAGCATAATTACTTATTACATATTTAATCCTATTATGCAAAGAGAAAATCTCAAAGTTTTTAATCTTAAAGAAGTAGAACAGGTAGTTAAAGAAAAAGAGGTATTGCTTCATAATATACCGGTGAGAAGGTATTATGCGCCTACGTTATTTGATAATAATGGATATTATGATTTGAAAGTTGCAAATGAAAGTAGTATGCAAGATATTTTAGTAACAGCAGATAAGTTTCTAGAAAGTAAAAAAACAAACCAAGATTTAGAAGAAATATCTGTAGTTTTTTATTATGCGGATACTTTGAGTGAACTAAATAATGAATATGCTATTGCAGAAGTTATTTGGACAAAAGATTATGGAATTAAAGATCTATATCTTTATCCAGACTTTAAAAAAAAACAAATTTAAGTGATCAAAGTAATTATCAAGATTTATATATTATAAAAGAAGACGAAACTAAAGTAGAAAAGATATCAGATCTGATTATGATTGATACCGAAAAGAAAATTTTATCTTATCAAAATGATACTTTAGTAAAATCTTTTCCAGTGGGAGTAGGGCATGAAAAAAGCCAAACTCCTATAGGAACATATAAGATTAAAAACAAAATTTTAAACCCTAAATCATATAGATATAATATTCCAAGTGATTCTTACGGTTCAGCCTGGTTAGGATTAACGATACCGGGTTATGGTATTCATGGAACGAATGAACCTAGTTCAATCGGAAAAAATAAGTCTTTGGGTTGTATAAGAATGCTTAATGAGGATATTTTAGAATTATATAAATATATTAAAACTAATACAAAGGTTATAATATTTACACAGGTTAGATGAACATAAATTAAACCATAATTTCAATCATTTCCCTGGAAATATTTTTAAATTATACATATAAATTGTCAAATTATGCTTTGAATTAAGAGATAAATTAAAAGAAAAATACTCCCTAGGTTAAATTTGTATAAATTAACTTAGGGGGTATTTTAATAAACATTTAATTTAAGAAACATGGAGGTTTTTTTAACTAATCACTTGCCTATCCAAAGCTCTATATTGGATGGCTTCAGCTAAATGCTCGATAGCTATATTTTCTTTATTAGAAAGATCAGAAATAGTACGAGCTACCTTTAAAATACGAATATATGCTCTAGCACTTAAACCGAGATTGTTAAAAGCTTGTTTTAATAATCTTTGCGAACTATCATCTAACTTACAATACATATTAATATCTTCATTAGTCATTTGAGAATTTGTTATAAAATTCTTTTGTTTAAATCTATCTGATTGAATTTCTCTAGCATTTAAAACTCTTTGTTTTATTATTTCTGATGTTTCTTCTTCAGTTTTAGATTGCAAATCATTAAAACTAACTCTTGGAACTTCAATTTGCAAATCTATTCGATCAAGTAAAGGTCCAGATATCTTATTACGGTATTTTTGAACTTGGTAAGGAGTGCATGAGCATTCTTTTAAAGAGTCACCATGATAACCACAAGGGCATGGATTCATAGCTCCAATTAACATAAAGCTAGCGGGATAAGTTAGTTGAGCTGTTGCCCTAGATAAAGTAACTTTTCCTTCTTCTAAGGGTTGTCTTAAAGTTTCTAGAACTTCTTTTGAGTATTCAGGTAATTCATCTAAGAACAGAACCCCATGATGACTTAGACTTATTTCTCCTGGTTTAGGAATTCTACCCCCACCGACAATACTTGATTTAGAAGCTGTATGATGAGGTGCTCTAAAAGATCTTTTGTTAATAATAGGTAAACTTTCGGGTAATAAACCAGAAATACTATATATTTTAGTAACTTCTAGACTTTCATTAATTGAAAGTGAAGGTAAAATACCAGGCAGACAACGAGCTAACATAGTTTTTCCGGATCCCGGGGGACCAGACATAACAATATTATGATTTCCAGCTGCTGCTATTTCAAGGGCTCTTTTAGCTTCTTTTTGGGATTTAATATTTTGAAAATTATACTCACATTCTAAATTTTTATTTAGTATATTTTTTAAATTAAATCCTGATACAGCGCTCATACTTTCTTGATTATTAAGAAACTCCACCACCTCTTTTAGTGATGAAAAACCATATGTGCAGGATCCTCCTATAGAAGCTTCGATACTATTTTCTGTTGGAACTATAAATTTGCAATCTAGCGAAGAAATATGTAAGGACATAGGAAGAATTCCTTTTACTTTTCTTAAATATCCATCAAGGCCTAGTTCACCTACGGCAATTAGCTTCATAGTACTTGAAATACTCAATTGATTTGTTGCTACTAATATTGCTAAAGCAATTGGTAAATCAAAGATTGGCCCTTCTTTTCTAATATGGGCAGGAGCTAAATTAACAACAATTCGTCTAGGTGGAAAGTTAAAACCAGAATTTTTTATAGCTGTTCTAACTCTTTCTTTACTTTCTTTAACAGCAGTATCTGGTAATCCAACAATTTCCCAGGCTGGTAATCCTCCTGAAACATCAACTTCAATCTCAATATTGAAAACCTCTAAGCCTATAAAACTACAACTTTTTATTTTAGCTAGCATAAAAACCTCCTAATAATAGACGTAGTAATAACTAAAAAAATGTTTATCTCTTATTTATTATTAACAACTAAATATTTTAGCTATCATTTTTTTATTAGGAGGCTTCTATTAGTCGAATTGTTAAAGAAAGTTTAAACATGGATTAAATTGCTTAAAGGCTTTTTATTGTTTTTATAGAATGTATTTTTAAACTAAAGTAATAACATAATAACAAAGGAGAGTCTAATTGTGGCGATAAAGCTAATATTTGAAGAAGAACGAGTAAAAACAATAAAAAGGGAAATTAGTAAACTTGATACTAAGCAATTATATTTTTTAGAACATTTTTTAAATAAAGAAAAGAAAGTAAGAAAAGAAAATATTTTCAAAGAATGGATGGATACTTTAGATAACATTTTGGAAAACAAGGAATACCAGAGGAATAATTTAGGATAAAAAATTGCATATTATACATAATATAAGTACTTAAACTTTATATTTATGGCACAAACTAGTAGTAAATAATGTTTGTGTCCTTTTTTTAGCTATTCTCTAAAAACACGAAAAATGATTTAAAGTTGAAAACCATAATTTTCATGTATATAATTATTAAATTAAGGAGTAGTTTAATGAATAAAGATTTTGTGTACTGGTCAATGTTACAAAAAATATGGGGAATTAAAGCTAGCAAGATATTATTGAATATTATGCTACAGGTTAGTGGTTATGATTTTTGGCATTTTGATAATAAAACAATAAAAAACTACCTACCCAATTTAGATTCTAGCATGGTTCAATTATTTATAACGGAAAGAAAGAAGATGTCTTTTCAAGAAGAATATGAAAAGCTGATGAAACTAAACATAAAAATAATTTCTTTTACCTGTGA
It encodes:
- a CDS encoding NADH-quinone oxidoreductase subunit J — its product is MELLVFWALSFVILGTAIAVVFLDNIIHCALFLILTFIGVAGIYLTLSADFIAIVQILVYAGAVSILIVFSIMLVSRNDGSMKDTNPLGMYKWTSGIISAALFSVISFFIIKTPWDINVGIVTNSMEKFAEVLLSDYVLSFELAAILLLVALVGAIIIAREVKES
- a CDS encoding NADH-quinone oxidoreductase subunit N codes for the protein MDINFSLILPELLIAGLAFLIMIISLLVPKDQKKGLGYLSVFGLLVITFILYKMIGVDDSVFNGMLIIDPFGTYFKILIVLSSALTILLGTEYITKFVNENYGEFCFLTLFATLGMMILVSAGDFITLYVALELMTLAFIILVGFGKNIFRSSEAGIKYLLLSALSSAILLYGLTLVYGVTKTTFIHNIVHYALSEGISNPAVLLGMVFILTGFLFKVSAVPFHMWTPDVYEGAPTPITALLSVASKGAAFGVFIRVFLHGFTIHAPLWMPIIITIAVITILLGNFVAIPQTNIKRLLAFSGVAQAGYILLGLVAYSTFGVASILFYTMMYVFSNMGAFGVILAFSQAGGGDEISDYNGMWKRSPFLAAVMLMSLLSLAGIPPLIGFVGKFKLFTAIIAAGYMWLAFLAIGMSMVSVYYYLLVAKAMYLNDPKPENDTKIKVPFGMQASLFIIMILTLVLGVYPTPLTNLAIKVAQTFF
- a CDS encoding complex I subunit 4 family protein, producing the protein MSFPILTSILLAPIIGVLLILFVPEREDKIIKIIAAITTGISVILSLVAFIGYDKGLGGIQFVENIPWVEALGINYALGVDGISLPLILLTAIVIFAGVFSSWDMHHRVKEFFVFLLALVAGVFGVFLTTDLFFFYLFFEIAVIPMYILIGVWGSTRKEYAAMKLTIYLLVGSALMLIGIIAIYLYSGLMSFDILTLTNVQYDASFQKFAFFLMMIGFGFLVPMWPFHTWSPDGHVAAPTAVSMLHAGVLMKLGGYGLIRVGIFMFPEGAQFWSPVLAMLCIINVVYGAFAAMAQKDLKFVIGYSSVSHMGYVLLGIASLNTLSINGAVAQMFAHGIMTALFFSLIGNIYHKAHTREIKDFGGLAHQMPRASVAFLIASLASLGLPGLINFIAEYSVFVGTYPVYSVLAVLAISGIVITAVYVLRVYRNVFNGPRNPKWDHIKDIKGVELFPVVLLCGVLITLGVFPSLLMDLINNGVDALVKTYLAGIKVGGGIL
- a CDS encoding L,D-transpeptidase → MIDTEKKILSYQNDTLVKSFPVGVGHEKSQTPIGTYKIKNKILNPKSYRYNIPSDSYGSAWLGLTIPGYGIHGTNEPSSIGKNKSLGCIRMLNEDILELYKYIKTNTKVIIFTQVR
- a CDS encoding YraN family protein; its protein translation is MKKSLGMKGELIAIQELEKRGYKILARNFSCKIGEIDIIAKENETLVFIEVRSRNKDDFGLPQETINYKKQSKVRKVAEYFLVKNNLQNVECRFDAVGIVWNTEKKIKVMLNKDAF
- the nuoL gene encoding NADH-quinone oxidoreductase subunit L; the protein is MVNSFGIDYIWLVPLSPLISFVLISFLFKRLKMLSALTSVIGLLVSFGMTLDIIRTIVTTNLITMKNPIEKSITWLDMNGLFIEMGALIDPLTAVMLFVVTFISLLVAIYSIGYMKDDPYFSRFFGYVSLFVFSMLGLVISNNYFQTFVFWELVGLSSYLLIGFYFYKDSAAKACDKAFNTNRVADFGFMLGIILLFLHFGTFNFGQLAGSIASSTDLAFLTLAAILVFIGPVGKSGQFPLHVWLPDAMEGPTPCSALIHAATMVAAGVYLLARGFILFASVEQVMTIIAYVGGFTAIFAATIAITQRDLKRILAYSTLSQLGYMVMAIGIGSMTAGMFHLTTHAFFKALMFLCAGSVIHAIHKQDIFEMGGIFKEMKITTITMVIGGLAIAGIPPFAGFWSKDEILLACQINGFPVLYVVASFTAFLTAFYMFRMIFLAFFGEKRSEFTAHESPLSMTVPLMILAFFSIVGGFIGAPFIEKGFASYIYVNHVHHPVPNYMIMGSSTIIATLGILLAYLMYIKKIISADAIATRFKPIYNLLYNKYYIDEFYGWVFNNLVLGFAALCNWLDRNIVDGTAHFIAWIIRTIGAKGRYVHTGSLQTYGLVIFAAIIVIVLFLAGPVIGGVQ
- a CDS encoding YifB family Mg chelatase-like AAA ATPase translates to MLAKIKSCSFIGLEVFNIEIEVDVSGGLPAWEIVGLPDTAVKESKERVRTAIKNSGFNFPPRRIVVNLAPAHIRKEGPIFDLPIALAILVATNQLSISSTMKLIAVGELGLDGYLRKVKGILPMSLHISSLDCKFIVPTENSIEASIGGSCTYGFSSLKEVVEFLNNQESMSAVSGFNLKNILNKNLECEYNFQNIKSQKEAKRALEIAAAGNHNIVMSGPPGSGKTMLARCLPGILPSLSINESLEVTKIYSISGLLPESLPIINKRSFRAPHHTASKSSIVGGGRIPKPGEISLSHHGVLFLDELPEYSKEVLETLRQPLEEGKVTLSRATAQLTYPASFMLIGAMNPCPCGYHGDSLKECSCTPYQVQKYRNKISGPLLDRIDLQIEVPRVSFNDLQSKTEEETSEIIKQRVLNAREIQSDRFKQKNFITNSQMTNEDINMYCKLDDSSQRLLKQAFNNLGLSARAYIRILKVARTISDLSNKENIAIEHLAEAIQYRALDRQVIS
- a CDS encoding NuoI/complex I 23 kDa subunit family protein codes for the protein MRGKGLLKGLGVTGKAIFSKRVTEEYPDVMPDIASRWRGLFRLDIDKCISCGMCVRACPNEVIKITTEMDENKKRKLSGYEMNLSYCLWCGMCVEACPTHCLRHTKDFETATFFKDEVTLDLFNRPNLSAPVSTFGQPDKEKEEKAKAEKEDEK
- the nuoK gene encoding NADH-quinone oxidoreductase subunit NuoK, which translates into the protein MINLYHYLLLSALLFCIGLYGALSKKNAIGILLCIELMLNAININLVAFTKYLTPGDITGQIFAIFVIVVAACEVAVGLALIIAIYRDRSHIEVEKLNWLKW
- a CDS encoding DMT family transporter produces the protein MDKNLKLGALSILMAGSLWGFLGLTCKTLTSYGLTSFDVSFFRIFVGALFLLLYMVIKDIKLLRIDRKGLIFTAIAGLVSQSLANGFYFASIERTSITTAVILLYTAPIFTNIISKFIYQEVFTKLKVVAVILCFSGVFLTATGGDLNTLKLNFLGLLIGLASGLTFGLMPILNKFILEKYNPWTILFYSFLWGSFFILLLARPLKIFSLNLDFKFWFALVFLGLVLAVIGYGLYLKGLKFGVEPSKATIISTVEIVVSVIVAYFVFKESINIYNILGILMVAASVILIQERKIIGDKQKVLAK